A window of the Diabrotica undecimpunctata isolate CICGRU chromosome 1, icDiaUnde3, whole genome shotgun sequence genome harbors these coding sequences:
- the LOC140435983 gene encoding uncharacterized protein — MIRNYVRKIEQQSWSLVALKNAIRTVKAGEMGYLKASKVYGIPKATLIRRCKKKVTRISPDEKGLGFYKTVFTKEQEEELYNYILDMVKRLYGITLLDLRHLAFQLAKKNNIDHPYNKTNKLAGLDWAYGFRKRHPGLSLRKPESTSAARAEAFNRYNVKQFFDLYKATLDSKHVNPTRVFNCDETGLGTVPKCNSKILAHKGRKQVGRLTSADRSGITTAVICMSSSGIFIPPMLIFARKRMKVELQAGAPPGSIFACSDSGWMVSTFSSTNETK, encoded by the coding sequence ATGATACGAAATTATGTGAGGAAAATTGAGCAACAATCCTGGTCTCTTGTTGCCTTGAAGAATGCTATCCGGACAGTTAAAGCTGGGGAAATGGGCTATTTAAAAGCTAGTAAAGTTTATGGTATCCCGAAAGCAACGTTAATTCGCAGATGCAAAAAAAAAGTAACAAGAATTTCTCCTGACGAAAAGGGTCTAGGTTTCTACAAAACGGTTTTTACCAAGGAACAGGAAGAAGAATTGTATAATTATATCTTAGATATGGTGAAGCGTTTATACGGAATTACTTTGCTTGATCTTCGTCACCTAGCTTTCCAGTTAGCcaaaaaaaataacatagaccatccatataataaaacaaacaaacttgCAGGTTTAGATTGGGCGTACGGATTTCGAAAACGGCACCCAGGGCTTTCATTACGTAAACCCGAATCAACATCTGCTGCAAGAGCTGAAGCTTTTAATCGTTacaatgtaaaacaattttttgatctGTATAAAGCTACTTTGGATTCTAAACATGTCAATCCAACGCGTGTTTTTAACTGTGACGAAACAGGTCTAGGTACAGTCCCCAAATGTAATAGTAAAATCTTGGCGCATAAAGGACGGAAACAAGTTGGACGGCTTACTTCTGCTGATAGAAGTGGAATAACAACAGCCGTTATTTGCATGTCATCATCAGGAATCTTTATACCGCCGATGTTAATCTTTGCAAGAAAGAGAATGAAAGTTGAACTCCAAGCTGGTGCGCCTCCAGGTTCAATATTCGCCTGTAGCGATAGTGGCTGGATGGTTTCAACATTTTCTTCAACAAACGAAACCAAGTGA